A single window of Coffea eugenioides isolate CCC68of chromosome 7, Ceug_1.0, whole genome shotgun sequence DNA harbors:
- the LOC113777607 gene encoding kinesin-like protein KIN-7F, which yields MGIMEGGEEVTRGGHEECIFVSVRLRPLNEKEILKNDVSDWECINDTTIIYKNANLSASERSMYPTAYTFDRAFRSDCTTRQVYEEGAKEVALSVVGGINATLFAYGQTSSGKTFTMTGITEYTIGDIYDYIQKHREREFILKFSALEIYNECVRDLLSTDTTPLRLLDDPERGTIVEKLTEEVVRDWDHVIELLSVCEAQRQIGETVLNETSSRSHQIIRLMVESSAREFLGRENYSTLAATVNFVDLAGSERASQSLSAGTRLKEGCHINRSLLTLGTVIRKLSKGKNGHVPFRDSKLTRILQSSLGGNARTAIICTMSPARSHIEQSRNTLLFASCAKEVTTNAQVNVVMSEKALVKHLQRELARLESELRSPGTTVVTSDYAALLRGKDHQIEELEKEVKNLILQRDIAQSQLKDLLQLLGQDRNSLRGIGLRNYPHLRIHESPDSEHPVPDTSSLLDSPTFSCGNSRSSSEDNFIRVPDFVNNFQDNNTSPRMLVLSSNFSESESCQGWEEMDKRSSGTSEDLCKEVRCIEVEDFSYPCPLEHQSNALSITGGDKEIPELQSSPLEDERRSPSPSLKEEKQLAPIAVKEDKELVSLPLMEDEQLVLPQSKDEKELHCIDSSYVPTANSSPLQDLLADSVGSNGLSLTKSRSCNASITMTNNTPPDGSEREFIARKEGIKRKLLKFDFDVERLSREGSHPSAENVVDNKFEASNEISSNTDNVIRVDTCPRTTELHPETEVPDNPIKESEEKSSQAMKIVKDVGLDPIEDEHVGLRNWPTEFKRLQKEIIELWAACSVSLAHRTYFYLLFQGDPTDAIYMEVETRRMIFLKDTFSRGEKTMLNGQTVSLASSMKALRRERRTLSKQMLKKFSEEERQSLFLKWGIGLDTKLRRLQLAQRLWTNTEDMNHIADSAYIVAKVVGLIEPGQHAPKEMFGLNFTPRSSSKTYSFKRSLISLL from the exons ATGGGCATAATGGAGGGAGGTGAGGAGGTGACGAGAGGTGGTCATGAGGAGTGTATATTTGTGTCAGTCAGACTGAGGCCTTTGAATGAGAAGGAGATTTTGAAGAATGACGTTTCAGATTGGGAATGCATCAATGACACTACAATTATCTACAAGAATGCTAATCTTTCTGCCTCTGAGCGGTCAATGTACCCTACAGCTTATACATTTG ACAGAGCTTTTAGGAGTGATTGCACCACAAGGCAGGTATATGAAGAAGGAGCTAAGGAAGTTGCTCTTTCAGTAGTTGGCGGAATCAATG CAACTCTTTTTGCGTACGGACAAACAAGCAGTGGAAAAACGTTTACCATGACTGGAATTACCGAATACACCATAGGAGATATATATGATTACATACAGAAG CATAGGGAAAGAGAATTCATTCTAAAGTTCTCGGCATTGGAGATCTACAATGAATGTGTTAGAGACCTCCTTAGCACAGATACCACTCCCCTTCGACTTCTAGATGATCCGGAG CGAGGGACCATTGTTGAGAAACTCACAGAGGAAGTTGTAAGGGACTGGGACCATGTGATTGAACTCCTTTCTGTCTGCGAAG CTCAAAGACAGATAGGAGAGACCGTGCTCAATGAGACAAGCTCCAGATCTCACCAAATCATCAGATTG ATGGTTGAAAGCTCTGCCCGTGAATTTTTAGGCAGGGAAAATTACAGCACTCTTGCAGCTACTGTG AATTTTGTAGATCTGGCTGGAAGTGAGCGTGCATCTCAATCATTATCGGCAGGAACAAGATTAAAAGAAGGCTGCCACATTAATCGCAGTTTGCTAACCCTGGGAACTGTGATTCGCAAGCTAAG CAAGGGAAAAAATGGACACGTTCCCTTCAGAGACTCTAAGCTAACCCGCATACTGCAGTCATCCTTAGGAGGTAATGCCAGAACAGCCATCATTTGCACTATGAGCCCTGCACGAAGTCACATTGAGCAATCAAGAAATACACTTCTTTTTGCCAGTTGTGCCAAAGAAGTAACCACCAATGCACAAGTTAATGTTGTCATGTCCGAAAAGGCATTGGTAAAGCATTTGCAGAGGGAATTGGCCAGACTAGAGAGTGAATTGAGAAGTCCTGGAACTACTGTTGTAACATCAGATTATGCAGCACTACTTCGAGGCAAAGATCATCAAATTGAAGAG CTTGAGAAGGAGGTAAAAAATTTGATTCTACAGCGTGATATTGCTCAATCTCAACTCAAAGACTTGCTACAGCTTCTTGGACAAGATAGAAATTCTCTTAGGGGG ATTGGTTTGAGGAATTACCCTCACCTGCGGATCCATGAGTCACCAGATTCTGAACACCCAGTACCTGATACATCCAGTCTGTTAGATTCTCCAACGTTTTCTTGTGGAAACAGCAGGAGTAGTTCTGAGGATAACTTTATCCGGGTACCAGACTTTGTAAACAACTTTCAGGATAACAATACTTCTCCAAGGATGTTAGTACTCTCTTCTAATTTTAGCGAAAGTGAATCATGTCAAGGATGGGAGGAAATGGACAAAAGAAGCAGTGGAACATCAGAAGACTTATGCAAGGAAGTTCGTTGCATTGAAGTGGAAGACTTTAGTTATCCATGTCCTTTAGAACACCAATCCAATGCTTTATCAATAACTGGTGGAGACAAGGAAATTCCTGAACTACAATCATCTCCATTGGAGGATGAGAGAAGATCACCATCACCTTCACTCAAGGAAGAAAAACAACTGGCACCAATTGCAGTAAAGGAAGATAAAGAACTTGTATCACTGCCATTAATGGAAGATGAGCAATTGGTGTTGCCACAATCGAAGGATGAGAAAGAGTTACATTGTATTGATTCTTCTTATGTTCCTACTGCAAATTCATCTCCTCTTCAGGATCTTCTAGCGGACTCAGTTGGTTCAAATGGCTTGTCATTGACTAAAAGCAGAAGCTGCAATGCAAGCATTACTATGACAAACAATACTCCACCGGATGGGTCAGAGAGAGAATTTATTGCCAGAAAAGAGGGTATTAAGAGGAAACTGctgaaatttgattttgatgtGGAAAGGTTATCAAGGGAAGGTTCTCACCCTTCTGCAGAGAATGTGGTTGATAATAAGTTTGAAGCGTCAAATGAGATATCTTCTAACACTGATAATGTTATCAGGGTTGATACATGCCCAAGGACAACGGAGCTTCATCCTGAaactgaagttcctgacaatcCT ATAAAAGAATCAGAAGAAAAATCCAGCCAAGCTATGAAGATTGTTAAAGATGTTGGCTTAGATCCAATAGAAGACGAGCACGTCGGTCTTAGGAATTGGCCAACTGAATTCAAGAGGCTTCAAAAAGAAATTATTGAACTCTGGGCAGCTTGTAGTGTTTCACTAGCGCATAGAACCTATTTCTACCTTCTATTCCAAGGTGATCCTACAGATGCCATATATATGGAGGTAGAGACGAGGAGGATGATCTTTCTCAAGGATACATTTTCTCGAGGAGAGAAAACTATGTTAAATGGTCAGACAGTATCTCTCGCTTCAAG TATGAAGGCTCTTCGTCGTGAAAGGCGGACGCTAAGCAAGCAAATGCTGAAGAAGTTCTCAGAAGAAGAAAGGCAAAGCCTCTTCCTTAAGTGGGGTATTGGGCTTGACACAAAACTCAGGAGGTTACAGTTGGCTCAGCGCTTGTGGACCAACACAGAAGACATGAACCACATTGCTGACAGTGCCTATATTGTTGCCAAGGTGGTCGGGCTTATTGAACCAGGGCAACATGCTCCAAAAGAGATGTTTGGACTCAACTTTACACCTCGAAGCTCATCAAAAACCTATAGTTTCAAACGGAGTTTGATATCTCTTTTGTAA
- the LOC113778425 gene encoding LOW QUALITY PROTEIN: probable LRR receptor-like serine/threonine-protein kinase At4g36180 (The sequence of the model RefSeq protein was modified relative to this genomic sequence to represent the inferred CDS: deleted 1 base in 1 codon) has translation MATITILVSLLFICTPLLSLAASADTEAEIRALTVFKASLHDPLGALSGWDPSTPSAPCDWRGVFCYNGRVNELRLPRLRLTGALAPQISDLRMLRKLSLRSNFFNGSIPSSLAKCVLLHSVFLQYNSFSGALPPEISNLTNLQILNLAGNQLSGEIPGDLPTNLRYFDVSSNSFSGGIPGSISNVSQIQLINLSYNHFSGEIPASIGQLQGLEYLWLDYNNLQGTLPSAIANCSSLLHLSSEGNAIGGVMPAAIGALPKLAVISLSHNNLSGVLPVSMFCNVSIYPPSIRNVQLGFNEFTGIDSAESAGPCFSVLEVLELQHNRVRGSFPWFLLNVTTLTALDVSENDFSGSIPVEIGNLRRLGELRMANNSFRGDIPVGITNCGNLKALDLEGNLLAGKLPDFLAELKALKVLSLGGNRFSGSIPSGFGNLTQLESLNLRDNSLNGSLPEELLSLGNLNMLNLAGNKFFGSLPTNFRNLRQLSVLNLSGSGFSGAVPASIGNLYKLTAIDLSKQNFSGELPADLAGLPDLQVIALQENGLSGDVPEGFSSLMGLRYLNLSSNLFSGNIPSTFGFLKSLVVLSLSKNHISGLVPSELGNCSALENLDLHSNSLSGRIPADLSRLSRLKALDLRRNNLTGEIPEEISNCSSLNSLKLGENDLSGNIPDSLSKLSNLTTLDISSNNLTGDIPANLALISSLANLNVSNNKLEGEIPVAVGSRFNNSSVFMGNQALCGKPLDKKCEEADNGDKRNRLILFIAVAASGTLLTLSCCCFYVYSLLKWRQRLKQGATGEKKPSPARASTRTSGGRGSGDNGGPKLVMFNNKITLAETIEATRQFDEENVLSRTRYGVLFKACYNDGMVLSIRRLPDGSLDENMFRKEAESLGKVKHRNLTVLRGYYAGPPDVRLLVYDYMPNGNLATLLQEASHQDGHVLNWPMRHLIALGIARGLAFLHTAAMVHGDIKPQDVLFDADFEAHLSDFGLNKLTVATPAEPSTSTSVGTLGYISPEAAVTGETTKESDVYSFGIVLLELLTGKRPVMFTQDEDIVKWVKRQLQRGQISELLEPGLLELDPESSEWEEFLLGIKVALLCTAPDPLDRPTMADIVYMLEGCRVGPDMPSSADPTSQASPA, from the exons ATGGCCACAATCACCATCCTTGTCTCACTCTTATTTATCTGCACCCCTTTGTTATCCTTGGCTGCTTCTGCCGATACTGAAGCCGAGATTCGGGCGCTCACGGTTTTCAAAGCCAGCCTTCATGACCCGCTGGGGGCGCTCAGCGGCTGGGACCCGTCGACCCCCTCGGCGCCTTGCGACTGGCGGGGTGTGTTTTGCTACAACGGACGAGTTAACGAGCTGCGCCTCCCGCGCCTCCGGCTCACCGGTGCACTCGCCCCACAAATCTCTGACTTGCGCATGCTGCGCAAGTTAAGTCTCCGCTCCAATTTTTTCAACGGTTCCATCCCGTCATCTCTTGCCAAATGTGTCCTCTTGCATTCTGTTTTCCTACAGTACAACTCATTTTCCGGCGCCCTGCCGCCTGAAATTTCGAACCTCACCAACCTCCAAATACTCAACCTCGCCGGGAACCAACTATCTGGGGAAATCCCCGGCGACCTCCCCACAAACCTCCGGTACTTCGACGTCTCTTCAAACTCATTCTCCGGCGGAATACCCGGAAGCATCTCGAATGTTTCACAGATCCAGCTCATCAACTTATCCTACAATCACTTCTCCGGTGAGATTCCGGCGAGCATCGGGCAGCTTCAGGGGTTAGAGTACCTCTGGCTGGACTACAACAACTTGCAAGGTACATTGCCTTCTGCAATCGCTAACTGCTCGTCTCTCTTGCATTTGAGCTCCGAAGGCAACGCCATTGGCGGCGTAATGCCGGCGGCGATTGGAGCTCTTCCGAAGCttgctgtcatttctctgtCGCATAACAATCTCTCGGGTGTATTACCCGTTTCGATGTTTTGCAACGTTTCGATTTATCCGCCTTCTATTCGGAACGTTCAGCTGGGGTTTAATGAGTTCACAGGCATTGATTCGGCTGAGTCAGCAGGGCCCTGTTTCAGCGTTTTGGAGGTTCTAGAGCTCCAGCACAATCGAGTACGCGGTAGTTTTCCTTGGTTTTTACTGAATGTTACTACATTGACAGCCCTGGATGTTTCTGAGAATGATTTTTCGGGTTCAATACCTGTGGAGATTGGGAACTTGCGGAGATTGGGCGAGTTGAGGATGGCGAACAATTCATTTAGGGGTGACATTCCTGTTGGGATCACGAATTGTGGGAATTTGAAAGCTTTGGATCTTGAGGGAAATCTGTTGGCC GGAAAACTTCCTGATTTTTTGGCTGAGCTCAAGGCATTGAAGGTTTTATCGCTGGGTGGAAATCGGTTTTCGGGTTCGATTCCCTCTGGCTTCGGTAACCTTACTCAGCTGGAGTCACTTAACTTGAGAGATAATAGTTTGAATGGAAGCCTGCCTGAGGAATTGCTCAGCCTGGGCAATTTGAACATGTTGAATTTGGCTGGAAACAAATTCTTTGGGAGTTTGCCCACGAATTTTAGGAATTTAAGGCAACTGTCTGTACTGAATTTGAGTGGCAGTGGTTTTTCTGGTGCTGTTCCTGCTAGCATTGGAAATCTGTATAAGCTGACTGCTATTGATTTAAGCAAACAGAATTTCTCGGGGGAGTTGCCGGCTGATCTCGCGGGTTTGCCTGACTTGCAAGTGATTGCATTGCAGGAGAATGGTTTATCTGGGGATGTTCCTGAAGGTTTCAGCAGCTTAATGGGATTGCGGTACTTAAATCTTTCTTCCAATTTATTTTCTGGTAATATTCCCTCTACATTTGGATTCCTGAAATCCTTAGTAGTTCTGTCGTTGTCTAAGAATCACATTTCTGGTTTGGTTCCTTCTGAGCTGGGGAACTGTTCAGCTCTTGAAAATTTGGATTTGCACTCGAATTCTTTGAGCGGCCGAATTCCAGCTGATCTCTCACGTTTGTCACGCTTGAAAGCGCTTGATTTGCGTAGGAACAATCTCACAGGTGAAATACCGGAAGAGATTTCTAATTGCTCATCGCTAAATTCTCTTAAATTAGGAGAAAATGATCTTTCTGGTAATATACCAGATTCATTATCAAAGTTGTCGAACTTAACCACCCTCGATATCTCCTCAAACAATTTGACCGGCGATATTCCGGCAAATCTCGCACTCATCTCAAGCTTGGCCAACCTCAATGTTTCAAATAATAAATTGGAAGGTGAGATTCCTGTTGCTGTGGGTTCCAGGTTCAACAACTCTTCAGTTTTCATGGGTAATCAGGCCTTGTGTGGGAAGCCACTGGACAAAAAATGCGAGGAAGCTGATAACGGTGATAAGAGGAATAGGCTAATCTTGTTTATTGCTGTGGCTGCAAGTGGGACTTTGTTGACATTATCCTGCTGTTGCTTCTACGTTTACAGTCTTTTGAAGTGGCGCCAGAGGCTCAAACAAGGGGCTACTGGGGAAAAGAAGCCTAGTCCAGCAAGAGCAAGTACTAGAACAAGTGGCGGTCGTGGCAGTGGGGACAATGGAGGTCCCAAACTTGTCATGTTCAACAACAAGATCACATTGGCTGAAACCATAGAAGCAACAAGGCAGTTTGACGAGGAGAATGTGTTGAGCAGAACGCGATATGGGGTATTGTTCAAGGCATGTTACAATGATGGAATGGTGCTCTCTATTCGCAGGCTCCCTGATGGGTCACTGGACGAGAACATGTTCAGAAAAGAAGCTGAATCACTAGGCAAAGTGAAGCACCGGAACCTAACGGTTCTTCGTGGATATTATGCCGGCCCTCCTGATGTCAGGCTTCTAGTCTATGATTACATGCCCAACGGAAATCTAGCCACATTGCTTCAAGAAGCGTCGCACCAGGATGGCCATGTCCTGAATTGGCCAATGCGGCACCTAATTGCACTGGGCATCGCGCGGGGGCTTGCCTTTCTCCACACCGCTGCAATGGTCCATGGAGATATCAAGCCACAAGACGTTCTCTTTGATGCAGATTTTGAAGCTCATCTTTCTGATTTTGGCCTAAACAAGCTGACCGTAGCAACCCCAGCAGAGCCCTCAACATCAACATCAGTGGGAACGCTAGGCTACATATCGCCAGAGGCAGCAGTAACGGGCGAAACTACGAAGGAATCAGATGTTTACAGCTTCGGCATCGTGTTGTTAGAGCTACTAACGGGGAAGCGGCCAGTGATGTTCACTCAAGACGAAGACATAGTGAAATGGGTGAAGAGGCAACTGCAGAGAGGGCAAATATCAGAACTGTTGGAACCAGGACTGCTGGAGCTAGACCCCGAATCATCAGAATGGGAAGAATTCCTGTTAGGCATAAAAGTGGCCTTACTTTGCACTGCACCAGACCCTCTAGACCGACCCACCATGGCCGATATCGTATACATGCTCGAAGGCTGCCGGGTTGGCCCCGATATGCCATCTTCCGCCGACCCCACCTCCCAAGCCTCACCTGCATGA